The Bos indicus x Bos taurus breed Angus x Brahman F1 hybrid chromosome 3, Bos_hybrid_MaternalHap_v2.0, whole genome shotgun sequence genome segment AACTGGCATGTTTAATGTCATGAATTACAATGCTTTTCGTAACCTGGAGCAGCACTGCCTCTTCCCTTACCACTCACCTTCTCACACTCTTCTTGAGCCCTAGTGAACTCCCCTCAATTACCGGAATACTATCTTCTTAACTGGgaatctttttcccactttttcatcttttaattttcctttaaaacctAACATTACATATTTAGGTTTTAACAAGCTCCTGTCCTTCCTGTCTTTCCCAAAGAAACTTAGGACTCCCAATCACAGTGCTtactaattcaacaaatatttataaaacatctactatgtgccagataccgTTCTAGATGCTGAGTCACTACGGTAAACAAGACAATATCTGTGTCCTATAGAACTTAAGAGAACAATGagagaaatatacatataacttCTGGTAGTGATAAATgctgaggaaaataaaatggtggGGGGAAGGAACAGCAACTTTAAATAGAAGGTTCAGTAAAGGGCATCCTGAAGTTATACCCAGGAGATTTACCAGTTTACTAATCATTCTACTTCTGTCTCCTGTGCTGGCTTATAATTCAGTGAAGGGGACCACGCCCATCTCATTCCCCGATCTTAAGCCAGTTTTGACTCAAAGTATTTAAATAACATTcaccattttaataattttaagcaaTTCATTTGTGTAGCCTTAAgtaattatggtgttggagaagactcttgagagtcccttggactgcaaggagatccaaccagtccattgtaaaggagatcagtcctgggtgttcattggaaggactgatactgaagctgaaactccaatactttggccacctcatgcaaagagttgactcactggaaaagaccctgatcctgggagggattgggggcaggaggagaaggggacgacagaggatgagatgactggatggcattaccgactcgatggacatgagtttgagtaaactccgggagttggtgatggacaaggaggcctggcgtgctgcaattcatggggtcgcagagagtcggacacaactgagcgactgaactgaagtaactcACATTCTACAACCATCaacctccagaactttttcattttcccaaactaaaactctatacccattaaataaAGGCAACTACCATTCAATTTTCTACCTCAATAAATCGGACTACTCTAGgttcctcatataagtggaatattTGTTCGTTTTTGattgatttcacttagcatgttttcaaggttcacctaTGCTGTAGTATGTGTCAGTTTCCTTCCATTTTAAGgctcaataatattccattgtatgtacatacattttgtttatccactccaCCAACAGACATGTTTTTTGAGTAAagtacttatttcttttttttgccaaataatattcctttatgTGGATACATGAAGTTTTATttatcagctgatggacatttatatTGTTTCCAACTGTGCCTGTTacgaataatgcttctatgaatatttgtgtacaaattTGTGTAgagatgttttcatttgtcttgggTGTACACCTAggagaactgctgggtcatatgttaacTCTAAGTTTAaccttttgaagaactgccagacCTTTCAATAAGGCTATACCAACATACATTCCCATAGGCAGTATATATGAGGTTTCTAGTTTTTCCACAtcaccaacacttatttcttAAGATATAAAAAGCAATATATAAGTGTTTTGTATATAAACTTTCCCTCTTTCCACTAAAATCATGGGAAAAAAGCTATATGAATAATTATAAACTAGAGGAtggataaaatatgaatatacataaatggaaaggaatataatgctccttcatattttatatgtaaatgtgttgttataatttcattttgtttaaaaatgttagtTTATATAAGAAAACATGTTTATCTCTAGATAGTATGACTTCAGTTGGATTTTTgttcttatatatataaaaaaaattccagGCAATTCCTTCGCAGTGGGTCCAATGGTTGTTTAGAATTCCATACAGCACACACAGgatcgatccttggtcaggaaacccTACAAAATGTGCAGCACAGCATGGCCAAACAAATTTTCTTTTAACTGTTAGAATGTGTTTATAGGAGCTGTGTAcgaatgtgtgtgcatatgcatttCTGTGTTTGCACTGTATGTTATAGAATTAAAAAACCTAAGTTGGGATTGCTGAAGCATAAATTATGATAGTGGAGGTCATTAACTATTTTGTGGGGAGTTATTTATCGAccccttcacccatttctccccatatttttttattatagccatcttGAGGTGTGAAggggtatctcattgtgattttgatttgcatttccctgagaaCTAATGGTGTtaggcatcttttcatatgcttattagcCACCGGGTCAAATCAAACTTTGCCTACCCTGTACTTTATTAAAATACCTTACTGTTACATATGTAAGGGAGtcaaaaacaagtttaaaaaaatttttttttaccaactatTATGTACAAGACACACTGGAGGATATATACTGAAGAATAGCCTTTTGTACTTAACATACAGAATCCAGTTTCCCTACTGCTTAGCAGTTTAAACTGGAACATCACAtctcttttctgagcctcagttttttatctgtaaaatgggaatagttaTCTTCAGTGAATCAGAGGATTATGTAAGATTATGTATGTAAAATGCTCAGCACTGTCCTGCCCCTAGGATGGAAAGAAAGGTGGTCATCACCAAGTCTTCCCTGGCCACTGTAAGCTTTCCCCTTCTGGACTTTAAGCTGACTTACACAATGGTCCCTTGCATGCAAGAAATCCAAGAGCTCCTCTGTGCagtcctcctctgtctgtgacCTGGAGGATACACGCTCATCACAGAGCTCGAGCCGCTCCCGAGCCTTTACACATTTCTCCAGCTGCTCGCATTGCTCTCTCACTGTTGTTAGGGGATCCTAAGAGagaaacacacacccacacaaaaacaaaatgggGATTTTAGGAGACCCACAAACCACATGCTTTAATACAACCACCAAACCAAGGTGCTGTCTCTGAATTACCGTGCAGAAGGCCACCTGGCAGAGCCACACTGCCGCCAGAAAGAGCAGAATGGGGTCTCCCATTTAATTCTGATGCTAAGTAGAAGGGGAAAGTTTCACATTCCTGCCTTCCAGAGTTGCCAGTATGCACTGAAAGCCTCAGTCCTATCTGAAAAACAAGGTGATAAAGGAAACCTGGCCAAACTTGAAGGACATCTAGAGGAGGCCTGCCTTGTTTATTATCACATCATTTTGGGATATATAATGTCTGTGAATTTTAATTCCCCTCAATAGACAACTGGCCTATGCACCCCAGCTGACCACCTACAAAGGCAATGTTAACATGGAGAAGGATCATTTAAGATTCCTTCTAGAATTCCTTATTAGACCACAAAGAGCACATGGTTGAGTACCAGGCCTTCAAGATGCTACTCTGCTTTCTGATACCATGATTGTAGAAGCCCCAAACCCAGAAAAGTGTCAGCCTCCCAGGCCCACATGCCAGAAAAACTGAACAGGAGTATTAAAGGATTTTTCCATTCCCATTCTCTCCAAGGTGTTGAGTATCCTTAAAATGCTCTTAAGAGTTTCATGAAACTCAAAACTTTCTTTTACTGAGATGGTTCCAAACCTGAGATAGCTCTTACCActaattcctcctcctcctcttcctcctacaaaataagaacaaaaataatgtCAGCAGCAATTTTATGACATATATATTCACAATCATAGTGATGTTGTAATTACTGAGCATAGACGGTATtaatcatgttttaaatttttctatattttatggtGTTTTGACACTTTAGGGGCCTTGTTAATCCTGGAGACAGCCCCTCCCAGGGCTGCCTAATTTCTAGAGTTGGCAAACAACTTGCCAGGGGGCACAAATTTCAAAGAAACCAATCCAAAACCCTTCTTACCATCTACCTTTATCTAACTTTCCTACACTAAACCAATTATTGCCCCTGTACTAATCACATCAGGGCTAAGTACCAAACAAAAAGGGACCAGCCCAAAGTCAACAGCCTATTAAATTATCCAGTCTTAAACTTGCCAGTATGTccaggctggatattgtcaccctgcttatttaacttatattcagagtacaccatgcgaaatgccaggctggatgaagcacaagctggaatcaagactaccaggattaatatcaataatctcagatatgcagataacatcacccttatggcagaaagtgaagaggaactaaaaagcctcttgatgaaggtgaaagaggagagtgagaaagctggcttaaaactcaacattcaaaaatggaagatcatggcatccagtcccatcacttcatggcaaatagatggggaaacaatgcaaccagtgacagattttattttcctgggctccaaaatcactgaacatggtgacagcagccatgaaattaaaagacgcttggtctttggcagaaaagctatgacaaacccagatagcgcatttaaaagcagagaccttactttgccgacttaagtccatatagtcaaagctatagtttttccaatagtcatgtatggatgtgagagtcagaccataaagaaggctgagagccaaagaattgttgcttttgaactgtggtgttggagaaactctttagagtcccttggactgcaaggaaatggactacaagaagatcaaaccagtcaatcctaaaggaaatcaagcctgaatattcattggaaggtccgTTGTTGAAGCTGACGTTCCAATACTTTGCGCATCTGATGGGAAGAAgagacccattggaaaagaccctgatactggcaaagatcgaaggcaggagaaggggacaacagaggacaagatggcatcaccaactcaatggacatgagtttgaacaagctcaggaagacagtgaagaacaaggaagcctggcatgctgcagtccatggggttgtaaagagtcagacacaactgagtgaccgaacgaCAACAAAACTTGCCAGAACATGGCTATCCTGCCTCACCTAGTCCTTCTTCTGCTCCTGATAGGGCCTTGGCACCTCCCCATGTGGCCCTGGTGGTATGGCCTGCCCTCTTCTCTTGGGAACTATAGTCAGTCAGCTCAGTCGCTATATATATAGTCAGAAACTATAGTAATAAACTTCATTCAAAAACAGTTGTCTTATCTTGATTATGCTTTGAAGAAGGGTAATCGATATCATACTAGACAGGGTCACTGATATAAACAACTTTACAGGTtatacaatttaaataattttaaaataaattataaagtagtttaaattaaaaaaagttgtCTCCATGCTTGTAACCTTATCTTACCTGATTAAAACAAGTCCTGAGTATGTTTAAACAAGGACACACAATCTCATGTTCATTAGCAACAAACTTAAGTGTGTACAACACTCTAAAAGTTTATGCACTTTATATCTGTAATGATTTGACTAATTACAATAGACCCTTAAGGGGCTCCCAGTTTAGTAATAACAAGCACTAATCAAACATTTTCTGATATAGATTCAAGCTGTCACAGTAAAATTGCCGTATCAATTTTAATGTATAGATTTTGCAAATACCATACTATATGTAATACCTAACCGTATCTATAATATCTGTCATATATTTATGctcattaaatgttttaattatgggggggaaaaaaaaagattcagggacttccctggtggtccagtggttaagaatacatcttgcaatgcaggggatccaggttcaacccctgattgaggaaataagatcccacgtgGCTCAACCTGCGTGCTCTGGAACCCACATGCAATGAATATcccagcaactaagacccagtgcaaccaaattaATCAGTCATTCAAGTTGTCAACTGTTCATATGGGatcaacgtgtgtgtgtgcgtgtttgtgtgtgtgtgtgtgttagctgcttagttgtgtccaactctttgcgatcccatggactatagcctgcctggctcctctgtccagggaattctccagccaagaatagtggagtgggttgccatttccttttccaggggatcttcctgacccagggatcgaacctgggtcacttgcattgcaggcagattctttactatctgagctacaggAAAGTCCCcaacttaaatatattttcttctaaattctgAGACATACCAGTAGTGCCAGAAATAGCTAAATTTAATCCTTTCATTCCCAAACCAAATTAGGTAGAAAGCTAACATTTTTTCCTATGTTCTGAATTTGAATTGGGTATATGAAAATAGCCAAACCTAAATTCTCCTTTAGCCAGAATTAAAGATAATTTCAGTCACTGCTTTTGGCTTGCTGAACTTTCAAGACTCTAAGTACACTGTCAATATAAGTGCACCAAAGCTCTACACAACTCCACTCACAAGCTTAAAAAACATCAGGCCCTACCTAttacttgctgctactgctaagtcgcttcagtcgtgtccgactctgtgcgaccccatagacggcagcccaccaagctcccccgtccctgggattctccaggcaagaacactggagttctttgccatttccttctccaatgcatgaaaatgaaaagtgaaattgaagttgctcagttgtgtccgactctaggtgaccccatggactgcagcctaccaggctcctccatccatgggattttccaggcaagagtactggagtggggtgccattgccttctccgacctattacttcaacctcagtttcttttcttccaaggggtgtGGGGAAACAAATCTCTTTGGGAGAAAAAGCAGAGTCTTAAAACTGTGGCACAGTAGAGCCTGATCAGTAACTCAACCTGTCAAAAGTAAAGCATCTACCCGCCAGTGCACGTACATGTCCACGTTtgcaggaagggaaggaaaaggtgatatagagaggaaaaaaaaaactagttcaaCAATCCCTCACTGTGTTTTCAAAACTCCATACAATCTGCCCCATTGTATGATCTTCAAGGAAGGGACCAAAGCTTATGAAAACTGGAGTGAGGGACAGGGCAGGTTCCACTGTAATCCAGGCTATTTATTCTCAAATTAACAAAGGTGTCTTCTAAATGTGAAGTTATTACTTAGAATGTACAATTCTAGTTTTCCATTAAACAAGATTTCTTAACCTTGCTCTTAGGAAAACAAAATTCATCCTGAAAACAGttattcaaaaaaactgaaatcccaTTCTGCCTGAGTTAGAAACCAGAAATTAGTATCCTAGAAGCAAGACCTTTATATCCTTTCCCTATTAGCAGTGTTACTACACTGATTATTTTATTGATCATTTTGATAATTTTGTGTCAAAAGTATCATGGCATATTTTGAGAAAACAAATCCAAATACAAATCTGAATATGGACTATTTCAGGTAAACTTCATATCAATGATAAAAACCAAGGTCATACTAAATAAAAAGATTCAATCTCCAAGATGTACAGGTTCTTCATAACAAACCTcagatttcttcattttaaaacagactacttgtttactttctgttttctcatctactgCTGTGATGAGCCCTACTGAACTTTCTGGTATACTTCCAGTTGAACATCCTGAGACTGGCTCCATTTCTTTCTTGTCCTTCTTCTGAAAATAAGACTAGAAAAAATTATGGGATTAACTAGTTCCCAATTATTCTTAACCCATAAGCCCAGAACAACTGCAGGTAAGTGACCAGAGAACGAAAGATAGGAAATGTGATGGGAAACAAAAACTAGCTGGCTTCTGTAAAACCATGTAACACTGTGGCTAAGCCTCCTCTGGAACCATGCtgcctgagttcaattcctgtcTCCATGATTTATTAGCTGTGTGTCCTCAGATTAGGCATTTAACCTCTCTAtgcttgtttcctcatctgtaaaatggcaatacTATGACTACCTAATACCTCACAGGACTATTGTGTGGCTTAAATGAATTAGTACATATAAAGCACTTGGAATCGAAAGCAGCcaataaatgattattattaaatTGGCATTCTAAGTCTGGAAAGGAGCTCCCTCTCTCATCACAGAATTATACCGCACATCCCCACACTGTCCCCAAAGacacttttccctttcctccacccAAGGAAAACTAAATCACGTTTTCACAGAAACTAGCCTAAGGCCTGATGCCCGGAATCTCCACAGAAGATATACCAGGATCCCTGACCCTAGCTGAGGCAGCTTGCTCCCCAAATTAGTCAAACTAGAGGCTCTGAACAGCTAATTGACTAAAAACATAAGCAGGCctcatttttacaaaaatttagTCCACAAAGCATTTTCCCTCTCGTTAAACCTTAATCACATTCACAGACTGGGAAAGCCGAAGCCCAGAGAAAGCCTAGTCACCTACTTGACCAAGGTCACCCGACGAACTCTGGGGAAGAGTATGGGGAACCAGCTCTCCCGACCCTGCAAACTCTAGTGGGAAAGGGGGGCCCAGAGGGTCCCGTGCTTTGGGTCAGGTCCTGAGCCTCAGGGCTGTGAAAAGAGGTCGAGCCGCCCGAGATTCTTACCTCCTTGGGATCTCCGGATCCGGTCAGCATCCTTTGCTCGTCCTCTAGCCCCATGTCCGGAGGCGGCTCTGGACTCAACACAAGCAGCAACAGCGGCACCTATTCCACTTCAGGATCAAAAAGGACTTGTAAGGGTCACTCAGCGGATATCCGGCGATCTGGCCGGAAGTGCGGCAGACTAGTCGTAGTGGCGAACACACGCTCCGATTGGCATGTACTACCGTCCAGAGGCAGGGGACAGGGATAGCTGGTATTTGCACCAGAGAAGGATTTGCTAAGGAATATCCCCTTAGCCACACCAGGCCCAAATATGTTGACTTGGGGGGTTATTTGAATTATTGCTTTCTAAGAAACTTGGGAAGTATGCAGAAATACTTGATATTCTTTTAGCGCAGTTCCCAGTCTTCCCCACATCGTCGATGGAACCGTCCTAACTGCTGACCTTTTCAAGATGGCGGCCCGAGACTGCTACTCGCGGACTCGCGCACCTCCCCAAGATGGCGGCGCCCGAGGCCTGGCGCGCCCGGAGTTGCTGGTTCTGTGAGGTAGCGGCAGCAACGACCATGGAGGCCACGTCCCGGGAGGCGGCGCCAGCGAAGAGCTCGGCCTCGGGCCCCAGCGCTCCCCCCGCCCTGTTCGAGCTGTGCGGGCGGGCGGTGAGCGCCCATATGGGGGTTCTGGAAAGCGGGGTGTGGGGTAAGTCGCGGGATGAGGGGCTACCACTGGCAACGAACGGAGGCGGCCCAGCGGCCGGGGGGCGCGGGGGGCGaggccaggaggcctggggcaagGCCCAGCTCTGGGCACTGGAAGTCAGACCTTCGGGATGGAGCAAGAATTCTGTGACTGGCAGGACTGTGCACAGTAAAGACGGAGACCAAACTGGCAGGTGGACCCGCACCGCGGCCTGGCTGGGGGGCTCGGGGGGCGAGGCCAGGAGGCCCAGTCTGGGGTGAAGCGGGCAGAGCCCGGGCGACAAGAGGCAGGAGTGACTAGCCGGGCCTTGGTCACCGAAGTGACACTCGGACTGGGTCGGGCTGCAGAACCTCGGATGTCGAACGGACGGGCAGGGATGGCACTGCTACTTGGGGGCGGGGGCCGAGGCCTGGAGGCCCGGCCTAAGGCCAGGAGGCCAGGCCCAGGGCAACGTAACCAGACTGACGGCGCGCGGCCTCCGCTGTCTGCCTGACAGACCGTGGGGGCTGTGGAGGCCAAGCCGCTGGGCGAGGGCAGCCAGTGGACTGGAGAGTGAAGGGATGGGGCTGCGGGAGAGGCCGAAAGGCTCGGGGCGCCGAGGCCTTTCTGACGGCCCGGGGCTGGAGGGAGCTGACTGACTGACGGCCAGGGCCTCGGGTACCAAACTGAGTGAGCGACTGACTGACGGGCAGGACTCGGAGCGCCGGAGGCCGCTCGGATTGGCCGGAGCGGCGAGGAAGGGCCAGAGAGCGGGTGAAGGGAGGCCCGGAGCGGGTCAATCGACTGAGGCGCGAATGACGGACAGGCGGGAAGGGCCACGGAGGCCCCAGGCGCGGCGAGGGCCTGGGGAACCCGAACTGGGAGGGGGCGCGGCGCCGCTTGGAGGACTGGGTCCGGGTGGAGTGAAAGAAGGCCCGGGGCCTGAAAGCGGCCGGGACCGCCAGGCCCGGCCTGGGTTGAGGGCGCCCAGGCTGAGTAGCAAAGGCGGGTGGCCGGGGGCACTGGGATGAGGGCCTGGGACGGTGAGCCGACTAGCCTGTCGGGGGGCCTGGCAGTACAGCGGCGGCGGGGCAAGCGAAGTAACGGAGGGAGGCCTGCAGGCGGATGGGCGCGAGGAGGCCGGGCCATGGATTGGGTACTGCTGGTGGCAGCCAGGCGGCTGAGGAGGAAAACGCGAGTGGACGACCTGGGCACGATAgtgagtgtgaaagaggaaagtgagagcTCTGGGGGTAGGCCTGCCTGCCTGGGCCTAGGAGGCCTTGGGCCTGACAGACTGCTGGAGCGAGGGGGTGGGGCCGGAGGCCTGGGCTGAAGTTGGGTGAGGAGAtctcaggccaggccaggccgGAGGCCCCGGGACGGGGGAGCGGATGGCAGGAGAGGAGGCCCTAGGCCCTGGCGGTAAGAGGGTCTAGTGTAGGCCTCAGAGAGTGTGgtggtgtttttgcctggaggaaGGCCTGAGGAAGGCCTCCCGTAAGGTCAGGAGTCGGGGCTTAAGGTCCTGGGATGGGGGATTTGGATTACACCCTGAGGAGGCCGATGtggagaaaagaccctgaaatgTGGGGAGCTGGACCTTCAGGAATAAGCCCCAAAGCTGTGGAGTGGTTAAGGAGGTCCAAGGATGTAGGAAGGCCCTTGgtgaagtgggggtggggcaccCTTCCTGAAGAGGCCCAAGTGTCTTGTCTGGTGAGGGAAGGCTGTTAGCAGTCCTCAGGCCTGGTGAGGGGGAGGGGATTGTGGAGGCCCTGGACCAACAACTAAAAAGAATAGGGTCAAGCTGACCCAGAGGGAATGGGAGAAAAGTCTCAGTGAATCTGGGCAGGAGACTCAGAAAAGTCCTGGGGAATTTGGAAGAAGATACAGTGGATCTGGCTTTGTCAGCCCGGAGCATCTAGAATGCTAAACCTAACTAAGAGGGACTAGGACTGAGGGTGAAGTTCCCAAGTTGGGAAAGCAAAGCATTAAAGATACGAGCTAAAAAGaagagactccggtttgatctctgggtcaggaagatcgcctggaggaggaaatggcaactgactccagtattcttgtctggaaaattccgcggacagaggaccctg includes the following:
- the LOC113889946 gene encoding cytochrome b-c1 complex subunit 6, mitochondrial isoform X1 → MGLEDEQRMLTGSGDPKEEEEEEEELVDPLTTVREQCEQLEKCVKARERLELCDERVSSRSQTEEDCTEELLDFLHARDHCVAHKLFNSLK
- the LOC113889946 gene encoding cytochrome b-c1 complex subunit 6, mitochondrial isoform X2: MGDPILLFLAAVWLCQVAFCTDPLTTVREQCEQLEKCVKARERLELCDERVSSRSQTEEDCTEELLDFLHARDHCVAHKLFNSLK